One genomic segment of Stenotrophomonas sp. 704A1 includes these proteins:
- a CDS encoding glycoside hydrolase family 3 N-terminal domain-containing protein: MSNRIDALMAQMTLEEKVGQLNVTADMVRPFAPDINPVANEQNADQVLHQIRQGKVGSLFNGKGKDGAVELQRVALEESRLGIPVILAADVIHGMSTVFPIPLGETASFEPELARRTARATAIEATAAAIHWTYAPAIDVTRDQRWSRGAEGTGEDTLMACRFGAARVEGFQGRDLTAEDAMLATAKHYVAYGASLAGLDYNTVDIAPQTLRDVHLPPFKAAVDAGVASVMSSFNDINGVPASANKPLLVDVLRGEWKFNGITISDYTSEMELVAHGYAEDMKDAVLKAFMAGLDLSLQSGLYLEHLPDLVREGAVPMWRLDQAVRRMLELKERIGLLDDPYRSLRMPDISAEQLAEHEALARESAKRSIVMLKNEGNVLPLKKAGQRIAVIGPFGRDRDNIEGCWTLFGDASRYVSLEDGLRAAVENEDHLHFVDGCSLEGDIEGGIKAAIEAAQAADVVILALGEPQRYSGEAQSRIEITLPAAQQKLADAIAEVGKPVVALVRNGRALALHGGVRNADALLITWFLGSQTGHATADVLFGDYSPSGRLPISFPQESGQQPYYYNHTRTGRPELPDMKEFKTRWREITHEALYPFGHGLTYGKVTYGPTAVSSEVLERGGAIRVSASISNDGDRLIEEVVQLYIHDRVASRVRPVRELKGFDKIAIKPGEAIEVAFLLNESMLEFTDVDGVRRAEPGAFDVWIAPSCTTGIPARFVLS; this comes from the coding sequence ATGAGTAATCGGATTGACGCGCTGATGGCGCAGATGACGTTGGAAGAGAAGGTCGGACAGCTCAACGTCACCGCTGACATGGTTCGCCCGTTCGCACCGGACATCAACCCTGTGGCCAACGAGCAGAACGCGGACCAGGTCCTGCATCAGATTCGCCAAGGCAAGGTTGGCTCCCTGTTCAATGGCAAGGGCAAGGACGGCGCTGTCGAGCTGCAGCGCGTGGCTTTGGAAGAGAGCCGCCTGGGTATCCCGGTGATTCTGGCCGCAGACGTCATCCACGGCATGAGCACGGTGTTCCCGATTCCTTTGGGCGAGACTGCGAGCTTCGAGCCAGAGTTGGCTCGGCGTACTGCGCGTGCCACGGCAATCGAAGCCACTGCAGCGGCCATCCACTGGACCTATGCACCAGCGATCGACGTGACCCGTGATCAGCGCTGGAGCCGCGGCGCCGAGGGCACTGGCGAGGACACGTTGATGGCCTGCCGATTCGGTGCTGCCCGCGTCGAAGGTTTCCAGGGACGTGATCTGACCGCTGAAGACGCCATGCTGGCCACGGCCAAGCACTACGTCGCATATGGCGCCAGCCTGGCCGGCTTGGACTACAACACTGTCGACATTGCCCCGCAGACGCTGCGCGACGTGCACCTGCCACCGTTCAAAGCCGCCGTCGATGCCGGCGTTGCCAGCGTGATGAGCTCGTTCAACGACATCAATGGCGTTCCGGCCAGCGCGAACAAGCCGCTGTTGGTGGATGTTCTGCGCGGCGAATGGAAGTTCAATGGCATCACCATCTCCGACTACACCTCAGAGATGGAACTGGTGGCCCACGGCTACGCCGAAGACATGAAGGACGCCGTGCTGAAGGCCTTCATGGCGGGCTTGGACCTCAGCCTGCAGAGCGGCCTTTACCTTGAACACCTTCCTGACCTGGTCAGGGAGGGGGCCGTTCCGATGTGGCGCCTGGACCAGGCCGTGCGTCGCATGCTGGAGTTGAAGGAACGTATTGGCCTATTGGACGATCCCTATCGTTCACTGCGCATGCCCGACATCTCCGCAGAGCAGCTGGCTGAACACGAAGCCTTGGCGCGTGAATCGGCCAAGCGCTCGATTGTCATGCTCAAGAACGAAGGCAACGTCCTTCCTCTCAAGAAGGCAGGCCAGCGCATTGCGGTGATCGGCCCATTTGGTCGTGATCGAGACAACATTGAGGGCTGCTGGACGCTGTTTGGCGACGCCAGCCGCTACGTCTCACTTGAAGACGGCCTGCGTGCAGCAGTAGAGAACGAAGATCACCTGCACTTCGTTGATGGCTGCAGCTTGGAGGGGGACATCGAGGGTGGTATCAAGGCTGCGATCGAAGCGGCTCAGGCAGCCGACGTGGTCATCCTGGCCTTGGGTGAGCCGCAGCGGTACTCGGGTGAAGCCCAGTCGCGTATCGAGATCACCCTGCCCGCTGCACAGCAGAAGCTTGCAGATGCGATTGCCGAGGTTGGTAAGCCCGTTGTCGCTCTGGTTCGCAATGGCCGCGCCTTGGCGCTGCACGGCGGCGTGCGCAATGCCGACGCCCTGCTGATCACCTGGTTCCTGGGCTCGCAGACTGGCCATGCTACGGCTGACGTACTGTTCGGCGACTACAGCCCTTCCGGTCGCCTGCCCATTTCCTTCCCGCAGGAATCCGGCCAACAGCCTTACTACTACAATCACACCCGCACCGGCCGTCCAGAACTTCCCGACATGAAGGAGTTCAAGACACGTTGGCGAGAGATCACCCACGAAGCCTTGTACCCGTTTGGCCACGGCCTGACCTACGGCAAGGTGACGTATGGCCCGACAGCAGTCAGCTCTGAGGTGCTTGAACGAGGCGGGGCCATCCGAGTCAGTGCAAGCATCAGCAACGATGGCGACCGGCTGATCGAGGAGGTGGTCCAGCTGTACATCCATGATCGGGTGGCCAGCCGGGTTCGACCGGTCCGCGAGCTGAAGGGCTTTGACAAGATTGCCATCAAGCCAGGTGAAGCGATCGAAGTTGCCTTCCTGCTCAACGAGTCCATGCTCGAATTCACTGACGTGGACGGCGTACGCCGAGCTGAGCCAGGCGCCTTTGACGTCTGGATTGCACCATCCTGCACGACGGGCATTCCAGCCCGGTTCGTACTGTCGTAA
- a CDS encoding LacI family DNA-binding transcriptional regulator — MTVSNVINGRGKVSAETRSRVKEAIRATGYVPNVAARRLAGAAGTRLGLLYPDVRSPFLTEVLLAALASANTVGAQLVVREGRLATVDHAEQLVMEAIEAGAEGLLLVPPYAELLSGSDYFQRLGIPAAAIAGAAPLEGMQTVRIDNRGAANQLTTHLIQAGHRQIAFITGPMDHGDSHERLLGYQDAMASHDLSIEPSLVRAGRFSFQSGCEAAESLIAEPPHPTAILASNDDMGLGVLWVAQRAGLRVPEDLSVAAFDDTAASRRAWPPLTVAAQPTGAMTNAAVAAILANLVGKGELPSGELVLPYDLIVRTSSASPITLGRVEV; from the coding sequence ATGACCGTCTCCAATGTGATCAATGGCCGCGGAAAGGTCAGCGCAGAGACCCGTTCCCGAGTCAAAGAAGCCATCAGGGCCACTGGCTACGTCCCAAACGTCGCAGCCCGGCGGCTGGCAGGTGCCGCTGGCACCCGGCTTGGCCTTCTCTACCCCGATGTACGCTCCCCCTTCTTGACCGAAGTGCTGCTCGCCGCCCTGGCCAGTGCCAACACGGTCGGCGCTCAGCTGGTCGTGCGCGAGGGGCGTTTGGCCACTGTCGACCATGCCGAACAATTGGTCATGGAGGCGATCGAGGCTGGGGCCGAGGGCTTGCTCCTGGTTCCCCCCTATGCGGAGCTCCTTTCTGGATCGGATTACTTCCAGCGTCTCGGGATCCCAGCTGCAGCAATCGCCGGCGCAGCTCCCCTGGAGGGAATGCAGACCGTCCGTATAGACAATCGGGGCGCAGCCAATCAGCTCACTACGCACCTGATCCAGGCTGGTCACAGGCAGATTGCCTTCATCACCGGTCCCATGGATCACGGCGACAGCCATGAGCGTTTGCTTGGCTATCAGGACGCAATGGCCAGCCATGACCTGAGCATCGAGCCATCACTTGTTCGCGCAGGCCGCTTCTCCTTCCAATCCGGATGCGAGGCGGCCGAATCCTTGATCGCGGAGCCGCCACACCCCACCGCAATCCTGGCAAGCAACGATGACATGGGCCTGGGGGTCCTTTGGGTGGCCCAGCGAGCCGGACTTCGGGTCCCTGAAGATCTATCCGTTGCCGCATTCGACGATACCGCCGCCTCCCGGCGAGCGTGGCCCCCTCTGACGGTGGCTGCACAGCCGACGGGGGCCATGACCAACGCCGCGGTTGCCGCCATCCTTGCCAACCTCGTGGGCAAGGGCGAACTACCCTCGGGCGAGCTGGTACTACCGTATGACCTGATTGTCCGGACCTCGTCAGCTTCCCCCATTACCTTGGGCAGGGTGGAGGTTTAG
- a CDS encoding MFS transporter, producing the protein MPIAPTFSPRAQQYATRAAFFIPGFASAIWAVLVPFAKAKTGVDDGVLGLILLCLGAGSLTAMPVAGALAGRFGCRRVMIATAMIICASLPLLAIAANPWLLGACLFVFGAGMGAMDCVMNMQAVVVERESGRAMMSGFHAFFSIGGFVGAAVMTALLSAHVGPLAVCFAGSAAMALLAALATSHWRGEPLHQDGPMIAWPKGVVLFLGILAFIVFLAEGAMLDWSAVFLADVRQVTPSMAGVGYGTFALTMTVTRLFGDSVVERLGRIRSIVVGALLATVGFVVLTWVTPWQASLVGYVLLGLGCANIVPALFSLAGNQTRMPEGVAITAVTTLAYSGVLAGPALIGLAAHGIGLIGAFMGVAALLVGVALSTRWLKV; encoded by the coding sequence ATGCCGATCGCACCCACCTTCAGCCCCCGAGCTCAGCAGTACGCAACTCGCGCCGCGTTCTTCATCCCTGGATTCGCTTCGGCGATCTGGGCGGTGCTGGTACCGTTTGCCAAGGCCAAGACTGGCGTTGATGACGGTGTCCTTGGGCTGATCCTGCTGTGCCTGGGAGCGGGCTCCCTCACCGCAATGCCTGTGGCCGGCGCCTTGGCGGGCAGATTCGGTTGTCGACGCGTAATGATTGCCACCGCGATGATCATCTGCGCCAGCCTGCCGCTTCTGGCCATTGCGGCCAATCCCTGGCTACTGGGTGCCTGCCTGTTCGTATTCGGCGCTGGCATGGGAGCGATGGACTGCGTCATGAACATGCAGGCGGTTGTCGTTGAGCGGGAGTCTGGCCGCGCGATGATGTCCGGGTTCCATGCCTTCTTCAGCATCGGTGGCTTTGTTGGCGCCGCAGTGATGACTGCATTGCTCTCCGCGCACGTAGGGCCGCTGGCGGTTTGCTTCGCAGGAAGTGCCGCAATGGCTCTACTTGCCGCGTTGGCGACCTCGCACTGGCGGGGAGAGCCGCTGCATCAGGATGGTCCGATGATCGCCTGGCCTAAAGGCGTCGTTCTCTTCCTGGGGATTCTGGCCTTCATCGTCTTCCTGGCGGAGGGCGCAATGCTCGACTGGAGCGCCGTATTCCTCGCTGACGTCCGCCAAGTCACACCCTCCATGGCTGGGGTGGGCTATGGCACTTTCGCTCTCACCATGACGGTTACCCGGCTTTTCGGTGACTCCGTAGTCGAGCGCCTGGGACGCATTCGTTCCATCGTCGTAGGCGCTCTCTTGGCTACGGTAGGCTTCGTCGTACTGACCTGGGTAACACCTTGGCAGGCCTCGTTGGTCGGCTATGTTCTTCTGGGGTTGGGCTGCGCAAACATCGTACCCGCGCTGTTCTCGCTGGCGGGCAACCAGACTCGTATGCCAGAGGGCGTCGCAATCACGGCCGTCACCACGCTCGCTTACTCAGGCGTTCTGGCTGGTCCGGCATTGATTGGGTTGGCCGCGCACGGCATTGGGCTGATCGGTGCCTTCATGGGTGTCGCCGCGCTGTTGGTGGGTGTCGCGCTGTCTACGCGGTGGCTGAAGGTTTGA
- a CDS encoding cation transporter — protein MDHCCGHKRQELEALALHSAQRRVLVAVLIINLAMFFIEFGAGIVARSSALQADAVDMLGDAIVYGLSLWAVNRGSRWEAGAALVKGLLILAFFVFIVVEVVSKLVHGVPPSSGLMLGFGAIALLANLVCLALLWRFRALNINMKSTFQCSRNDVAANIGVLVAAAGVALTGSGWPDIAAGAVIALLFLKSALGVIGEAWPAWRTAVK, from the coding sequence ATGGACCACTGCTGCGGCCACAAGCGCCAGGAACTGGAAGCGCTGGCCCTTCACAGTGCGCAGCGGCGCGTACTGGTGGCGGTACTCATCATCAACCTGGCGATGTTCTTCATCGAGTTCGGCGCGGGCATCGTTGCACGCTCAAGTGCCCTGCAGGCCGATGCCGTGGACATGCTGGGCGACGCGATCGTGTACGGCCTGAGCCTGTGGGCGGTGAATCGGGGGTCGCGCTGGGAGGCCGGTGCAGCCCTGGTCAAGGGGCTGCTGATCCTGGCCTTCTTTGTCTTCATCGTGGTGGAGGTGGTCAGCAAACTGGTCCACGGCGTGCCGCCTTCCAGCGGCTTGATGCTGGGGTTTGGAGCCATCGCGCTGCTGGCCAATCTGGTGTGCCTGGCACTGTTGTGGCGGTTCCGCGCGCTCAACATCAACATGAAAAGCACCTTCCAGTGTTCCCGCAATGATGTCGCCGCCAACATCGGTGTACTGGTGGCTGCCGCTGGCGTTGCGCTGACCGGAAGCGGCTGGCCAGATATCGCAGCAGGCGCAGTGATCGCGCTGCTGTTCCTGAAATCCGCGCTGGGCGTGATCGGCGAGGCGTGGCCGGCGTGGCGTACAGCGGTGAAGTAG
- a CDS encoding MerR family transcriptional regulator: MDVSRQAGARLEKEWESGYQPCSPYKVKPMPSHLTIGQLARQTGTKAETIRYYEKIGLLQPPLRSEGNYRYYGAQDQRRLSFVRRARELGFSIEQIRELIAFGEQREHECSSVDDVVKAHIADITRRIQDLRALQGELERMIGNCPGGRVADCRVLEALQPQPAA, from the coding sequence ATGGATGTCTCCCGCCAGGCTGGGGCCAGGCTTGAAAAAGAGTGGGAGAGTGGTTATCAACCCTGTAGCCCCTACAAGGTCAAGCCCATGCCCAGCCACCTCACCATCGGCCAGCTGGCCCGCCAGACGGGCACCAAGGCCGAGACCATCCGCTATTACGAAAAGATCGGCCTGTTGCAGCCGCCGCTGCGCTCGGAGGGCAACTACCGCTACTACGGCGCCCAGGACCAGAGGCGCCTGTCTTTCGTTCGCCGGGCCCGGGAATTGGGCTTCTCCATCGAACAGATCCGCGAATTGATCGCCTTTGGTGAACAGCGGGAGCACGAATGCAGCTCGGTGGACGATGTGGTGAAAGCGCACATCGCAGACATCACGCGCCGGATCCAGGACCTGCGGGCGTTGCAGGGCGAGCTGGAGCGGATGATCGGCAATTGCCCGGGCGGCCGCGTGGCCGATTGCAGGGTACTGGAAGCTCTTCAGCCGCAGCCTGCCGCTTGA
- a CDS encoding nucleotidyltransferase family protein — protein sequence MAQHGRQVTSAHAVVVLAAGGSTRLGQPKQLLTRQGEPLVHRVVRLALELAPAQVLVVVGANAQAVLSSIAGLDAIPVTNHHWQGGLASSLQVAGAHLLPTVAAVMVVACDQPAIEHSHLQALLSGARASASGCAGTCHGSALGVPAVVPRAWFTPVGATGDRGFGARLRQLPADTVHVLPAPELSLDIDTPADLARARLAGWIDAGD from the coding sequence ATGGCGCAGCACGGCCGGCAGGTGACGTCCGCGCATGCGGTGGTGGTACTTGCTGCGGGCGGCAGCACCCGGCTTGGCCAGCCCAAGCAGCTGCTGACCCGGCAGGGCGAGCCCCTGGTGCATCGCGTGGTACGGCTGGCGCTGGAGCTCGCGCCAGCGCAGGTGCTGGTCGTGGTGGGCGCGAACGCACAGGCCGTCTTATCCAGCATTGCCGGGCTGGATGCCATCCCGGTAACCAATCACCACTGGCAAGGCGGCCTGGCGAGCAGCCTGCAGGTGGCCGGCGCACACCTGCTGCCCACGGTGGCCGCGGTGATGGTCGTGGCCTGCGACCAGCCCGCGATCGAGCACTCCCATCTGCAGGCGTTGCTTTCGGGTGCCCGTGCTTCGGCGTCAGGGTGCGCGGGCACCTGTCACGGAAGCGCGCTCGGCGTTCCCGCGGTGGTGCCGCGCGCCTGGTTCACCCCTGTGGGTGCAACCGGTGACCGCGGCTTCGGAGCGCGCCTGCGGCAGCTTCCTGCCGATACGGTGCATGTCCTTCCAGCGCCGGAACTGAGCCTGGATATCGACACGCCAGCAGATCTCGCGCGAGCGCGCCTTGCGGGCTGGATCGACGCTGGCGATTGA
- a CDS encoding XdhC family protein — protein MDRPAASPALEASAAGRGEPGELAGHLSAAPDFLTEGSPRGVLEAAVTHLRARQHVVLALVLETEGSTYAGAGDMVLFCNGSQTGWLSGGCLEPELARRAEQVSAAGQVDWIEIDTRSDDDLLSGSALGCRGRLRIALLPLRAMTGIDAVIEAWLREGVPLQRELRASGQIVFRAGHREQAWQLHPMDGAQPFGEGAWRLTLPRLPRALVLGGGPETPFLVPLLRGLGWRVGVAERRARWASAGQGADAHLQASPAEALHADPCDAVLVMHHDFELDREALVALADTEVAFIGLLGPRRRREDLFKLLTPDQRNRLSARLRSPVGLNIGGRGPEAIALSIAAQLQQWRSTAGR, from the coding sequence ATGGACCGACCCGCAGCCTCGCCCGCCCTGGAGGCCTCCGCGGCAGGCCGAGGGGAGCCCGGCGAACTTGCCGGGCACCTGTCCGCAGCGCCGGACTTCCTCACCGAAGGCAGCCCGCGCGGCGTGCTCGAGGCGGCAGTGACGCACCTGCGCGCACGGCAGCACGTCGTGCTTGCGCTGGTACTGGAAACCGAAGGCTCCACCTACGCCGGCGCCGGCGACATGGTGCTGTTCTGCAACGGCAGCCAGACCGGCTGGTTGAGCGGCGGGTGCCTGGAGCCCGAGCTGGCGCGACGCGCGGAGCAGGTGAGCGCGGCAGGGCAGGTCGACTGGATCGAGATCGACACCCGCAGCGACGACGACCTGTTGAGTGGGTCCGCGCTCGGCTGCCGCGGCCGGCTTCGGATTGCGCTCCTGCCATTGCGTGCCATGACCGGCATCGACGCCGTGATCGAGGCCTGGCTGCGCGAGGGCGTGCCCCTCCAGCGCGAGCTTCGCGCATCGGGGCAGATCGTATTCCGCGCGGGCCATCGCGAGCAGGCGTGGCAGCTGCATCCGATGGACGGGGCGCAGCCCTTTGGCGAAGGCGCGTGGCGTTTGACCCTTCCCCGGCTTCCACGGGCCCTGGTGCTGGGTGGCGGTCCCGAAACGCCCTTCCTGGTTCCGTTACTGCGGGGGCTGGGATGGCGGGTCGGCGTGGCCGAACGGCGGGCGCGATGGGCCTCAGCGGGGCAGGGCGCGGATGCGCATCTCCAGGCCAGCCCGGCCGAGGCCCTCCATGCCGACCCGTGCGACGCGGTACTGGTGATGCATCACGATTTCGAACTGGACCGGGAGGCGCTGGTGGCCCTGGCCGATACCGAGGTTGCCTTCATTGGGCTGCTGGGTCCACGGCGAAGGCGCGAGGATCTGTTCAAGCTGCTGACTCCGGATCAGCGCAACCGCCTGTCCGCCAGGCTTCGGTCACCGGTCGGCCTCAACATCGGCGGGCGAGGGCCAGAGGCGATTGCGCTCAGCATCGCCGCACAGCTGCAGCAATGGCGCAGCACGGCCGGCAGGTGA
- the paoC gene encoding aldehyde oxidoreductase molybdenum-binding subunit PaoC: MPLEFNAPAGDNLFDKAKVVGKSTPRIDGPRKTTGTAPYAYERHDVAPNQAYGYIVGAGIGKGRIISMDASRARAAPGVLAVITAPETKPVGKSNWNNAPLFGGPEVAHYHQAIACVVAETFEQARAAAALIRTRYERGKGRFDFPALAPSAPLAKGRDGKPDRQALGDFDSAYASAAVKLDETYHTSDESHSMMEPHATIAAWEGDTLTVWTANQMIDWARQGMAAILGIDPEKVRVDSPYIGGGFGGKLFIRADAVLAALAAKQVGRPVKIALQRPLMPNNTTHRHATLQRVRIGCGKDGRISAIAHENWSGNINGEDGENGTLQTPKLYAGANRVVANYIATLDMPEGNAMRAPGEAPGHMALEVAMDEMAEKLGLDPIAFRILNEPEVVPGDPSKKFSDRNLVRCLREGAERFNWNKRNAKPAQVREGHWLVGMGVSAGYRGAPTMKSAARVRLDGQGGVIVETDMTDIGTGSYTIIAQTAAETMGVALDRVQVTLGDSRHPASAGSGGQWGAASSTAGVYAACVSLRRKVGEKLGFDGDTASFANGRIQAGGRTIDLAEAGTLSAEDGIAFGDFKQGYDVGTYAGHFCEVAVHAYTGETRIRRMLAVCDGGRILNPLSARSQVIGGMVMGAGATLMEELVVDTRLGLFINHDLAGYEVPVHADIPYQEVVFLDTLDPVISPMKAKGVGELGICGVGAAIANAVYNATGVRVRNYPITLDKLLPGLPDVG; the protein is encoded by the coding sequence ATGCCCCTTGAATTCAACGCCCCCGCCGGCGACAACCTGTTCGACAAGGCCAAGGTCGTCGGCAAGTCGACGCCGCGCATCGACGGTCCACGCAAGACCACCGGCACCGCCCCCTATGCCTACGAGCGCCATGACGTCGCGCCGAACCAGGCCTACGGCTACATCGTCGGCGCGGGCATCGGCAAGGGGCGCATCATTTCGATGGATGCCTCCCGCGCACGTGCCGCGCCCGGCGTGCTGGCGGTCATCACCGCACCGGAAACCAAGCCGGTCGGCAAATCGAACTGGAACAATGCGCCGCTGTTCGGCGGCCCCGAGGTTGCCCATTACCACCAGGCGATTGCCTGCGTGGTGGCAGAGACCTTCGAGCAGGCCCGCGCCGCTGCGGCGCTGATCCGCACCCGCTACGAGCGCGGCAAGGGCCGCTTCGATTTCCCCGCCCTGGCGCCGTCCGCGCCGCTGGCAAAGGGGCGCGACGGCAAGCCCGACCGGCAGGCGCTCGGCGATTTCGACAGCGCCTACGCGAGCGCTGCGGTCAAGCTCGACGAGACGTACCACACCTCCGACGAAAGTCATTCGATGATGGAGCCGCACGCCACCATCGCCGCCTGGGAGGGCGACACGCTCACGGTGTGGACGGCGAACCAGATGATCGACTGGGCCAGGCAGGGCATGGCGGCCATCCTCGGCATCGACCCCGAGAAGGTGCGTGTGGACTCGCCCTATATCGGCGGCGGCTTCGGCGGCAAGCTGTTCATCCGTGCCGACGCGGTGCTGGCCGCGCTGGCGGCCAAGCAGGTCGGGCGGCCGGTGAAGATCGCGCTGCAACGCCCGTTGATGCCCAACAACACCACGCACCGGCACGCCACGCTCCAGCGCGTGCGGATCGGCTGCGGCAAGGATGGCCGGATCTCCGCCATCGCCCATGAGAACTGGTCGGGCAACATCAACGGCGAGGATGGCGAAAACGGCACCCTGCAGACGCCCAAGCTCTATGCAGGCGCCAACCGCGTGGTGGCCAACTACATCGCCACGCTCGACATGCCCGAAGGCAATGCGATGCGCGCGCCGGGCGAAGCACCGGGCCACATGGCGCTGGAAGTGGCGATGGACGAAATGGCCGAGAAGCTGGGCCTCGACCCGATCGCGTTCCGCATCCTCAACGAGCCCGAGGTCGTGCCCGGCGATCCATCCAAGAAGTTCTCCGACCGCAACCTGGTGCGCTGCCTGCGCGAAGGCGCGGAGCGCTTCAACTGGAACAAGCGCAACGCAAAGCCGGCGCAGGTCAGGGAAGGGCACTGGCTGGTCGGCATGGGCGTGTCCGCGGGCTATCGCGGCGCACCGACGATGAAGTCGGCGGCGCGGGTCCGGCTCGACGGCCAGGGCGGGGTGATCGTGGAAACCGACATGACCGACATCGGCACGGGCTCCTACACGATCATCGCGCAGACGGCGGCCGAGACGATGGGCGTGGCGCTGGACCGGGTCCAGGTGACCCTCGGCGACTCCCGCCATCCGGCCTCCGCCGGTTCCGGTGGCCAGTGGGGCGCGGCAAGCTCCACCGCAGGCGTGTACGCGGCGTGCGTCAGCCTGCGCCGCAAGGTGGGCGAGAAGCTCGGCTTCGACGGCGACACCGCAAGCTTCGCCAATGGCCGCATCCAGGCGGGTGGGCGGACCATTGACCTGGCCGAGGCGGGCACACTGTCGGCGGAGGACGGCATTGCCTTCGGTGACTTCAAGCAAGGCTACGACGTCGGCACCTATGCAGGGCATTTCTGCGAGGTCGCGGTGCATGCCTACACCGGAGAGACGCGCATTCGCCGCATGCTGGCGGTATGCGATGGCGGCCGGATCCTCAATCCGCTGTCGGCACGCAGCCAGGTGATCGGCGGGATGGTGATGGGCGCGGGTGCGACGCTGATGGAGGAACTGGTGGTCGACACGCGGCTTGGCTTGTTCATCAACCACGACCTGGCCGGCTACGAGGTTCCCGTGCACGCCGATATTCCGTACCAGGAAGTGGTCTTCCTCGACACGCTGGATCCGGTGATCTCGCCGATGAAGGCCAAGGGCGTGGGTGAGCTGGGCATCTGCGGGGTCGGTGCCGCGATCGCCAATGCGGTCTACAACGCAACCGGCGTGCGCGTGCGCAACTATCCCATCACCCTGGACAAGCTGTTGCCCGGCTTGCCCGACGTAGGCTGA
- a CDS encoding FAD binding domain-containing protein, whose protein sequence is MRAFSYERAKSPAEAAKAVAGTEGAKFLAGGTNLLDLMKLEVETPAHLVDVQDIGLDRIEPTDEGGLRIGTLVTNTALASHERVRRDYAVLTRAIVAGASGQLRNKATTGGNLLQRTRCPYFYDPNLPCNKRLPGSGCGALEGFSRQLGVIGTSDSCIATYPGDMAVALRVLDASIQTVKGDGSTRSIPIADFHRSPGDKPQQDNVLQRGELITHVTLPEPLGGRHVYHKVRDRASYAFALVSVAAVVQRDGSARFAFGGVAPKPWRVEAAEPLLRDGVKAATRQVFAGARPTRENAFKIALAERTLAAVLVEGER, encoded by the coding sequence ATGAGGGCCTTCAGTTACGAACGCGCGAAATCCCCGGCCGAGGCCGCCAAGGCCGTCGCCGGTACCGAGGGCGCGAAGTTCCTGGCCGGAGGGACCAACCTGCTCGACCTGATGAAGCTGGAGGTCGAGACGCCAGCGCACCTGGTCGACGTGCAGGACATCGGCCTGGACAGGATCGAACCCACCGACGAGGGCGGCCTGCGCATCGGCACGCTGGTCACCAATACCGCGCTGGCCTCGCATGAGCGCGTGCGCCGCGACTACGCGGTGCTGACCCGCGCCATCGTGGCCGGCGCCTCCGGGCAGCTGCGCAACAAGGCCACCACCGGCGGCAACCTGCTGCAGCGCACCCGCTGCCCGTATTTCTACGACCCCAATCTGCCCTGCAACAAGCGCCTGCCCGGATCAGGCTGCGGCGCGCTCGAAGGATTCTCCCGGCAGTTGGGCGTGATCGGCACCTCGGACAGCTGCATCGCGACCTATCCGGGCGACATGGCGGTGGCCCTGCGGGTGCTGGACGCCTCGATCCAGACCGTCAAGGGTGATGGCAGCACGCGCAGTATTCCCATTGCCGACTTCCATCGCTCCCCCGGCGACAAGCCGCAGCAGGACAACGTGCTGCAGCGCGGTGAGCTGATCACCCACGTTACGCTGCCCGAACCGCTGGGCGGTCGGCACGTGTACCACAAGGTACGTGACCGCGCGTCCTATGCGTTCGCACTGGTGTCGGTCGCCGCGGTCGTGCAGCGAGACGGCTCGGCGCGGTTCGCCTTCGGTGGGGTTGCGCCGAAGCCGTGGCGCGTCGAGGCCGCCGAACCCCTGCTGCGCGACGGCGTGAAGGCCGCGACCCGGCAGGTGTTCGCCGGCGCCCGTCCAACGCGGGAGAACGCGTTCAAGATCGCGCTCGCCGAGCGCACCCTCGCAGCCGTGCTGGTGGAAGGAGAGCGCTGA